A part of Bombus huntii isolate Logan2020A chromosome 16, iyBomHunt1.1, whole genome shotgun sequence genomic DNA contains:
- the LOC126874806 gene encoding protein KRTCAP2 homolog, whose amino-acid sequence MPVSSGVSFVLSSILTVLVFSGMQIYKASLASSQVYTILGGYIGSILFLCVLTAIGNLEATIFGKSFQQKLFPEVISSLIISLIASGLVHRVAITTCFLFSMVALYYINRISQETYAVPVPTVSVHTKKRK is encoded by the exons atgc CTGTTAGTAGCGGAGTATCGTTTGTGTTGTCATCTATTTTAACAGTTCTCGTATTTTCGGGAATGCAAATATATAAAGCTTCCCTGGCATCGTCACAGGTTTATACAATATTGGGAGGATATATTGGATCTATATTGTTTTTGTGTGTATTAACTGCAATAGGAAACTTGGAAGCAACAATATTTGGCAAATCTTTTCAACAAAAATTGTTTCCTGAAG TTATCTCTTCATTGATAATCAGTTTAATTGCATCAGGTCTAGTACATCGTGTGGCAATTACAACATGCTTCCTGTTTTCTATGGTTGCATTATACTATATCAATCGAATTTCCCAAGAAACATATGCTGTTCCAGTACCTACAGTCTCAGTTCacacaaagaaaagaaagtaa